Proteins encoded together in one Astatotilapia calliptera chromosome 7, fAstCal1.2, whole genome shotgun sequence window:
- the LOC113027384 gene encoding uncharacterized protein LOC113027384, with amino-acid sequence MEEQERELFNLIKKRRAKLGVLTRKRNDINALIDAGESKASIDEHMRTFNDYLGEFMDLQTSVQKLLNDDEKETDHSDWYEPKLISFKDFLHEIDTWINADPDPQKDEFAASNVESKVASHDSDIAPHDSVSQVAQEASDMISERVAKPVSKGSSKAPSNVTAALSLRSKSSRAASMALMEAEVERAALKAEVDALQEKHALELEEVQLKARKEALALRTKLVKADAKRQILTSAQDRQSLASRAEVESEGGITAPSGTSTEFIPAATAQKAPRTKKAPLVHSPLPMPLETHAPAKVKPEGESPRPISSQVDVHSSALIEIMTKQNEITQMLVNQQRLSLLPAIDIPVFGGDPLRFRSFLKAFEQGIETKTDNTQDRLYYLEQFTTGQPRILVRSCMHMSPQTAYVEAKRQLEWNFGNRAKITSAFIDKALNWSVLKSDDASALRAYTFFLRSCFNTMDEAGFLDELENSTNMRILVSKLPFRLRDKWRLIIVGITEKCDRRAGFKDLLDFLEKQTRAALDPVFGESQNTKEKMASKPSKTLLKTKSSSFATSVAVVSEQINDKHKPERIQISHEVKGLNQTRCLFCDQTHFLDVCDSFKLKANKEKVTFLKSKGLCFGCLKRGHMSKACPHRLTCHTCNKNHPTVLHIDSNERQWQAAKAECKESSVSNALVSLNFGSHTGAGSNECALSVVPVKVKLENGTKVVETYAFLDPGSSATFCTEALMMQLNASGKKVEIMLKTMGQERPVSSYKLFGMEVAALKQNEYLRLPVVYTQKFIPVTKENIPKEENLRKWPYLKDVELTPINAGIGLLIGVNSPKALEPWRIINSEGNGPYAVLTRLGWVVNGPLNQGSEKDEHDASFVQVNRISISSLEEMLVTQYNQDFVENQCNERAEMSVEDKQFMNIMSESAVLKDGHYYLKLPFRKPEVRMPNNKQVAQQRAQYLLKRFQKDQLFFEEYKEFMHNVSMEGHSEIIPQEQLKNEEGKVWYIPHHGVYHPRKKTLRVVYDCASTFSGTSLNKELLQGPDLTSTLLGVLIRFRQGPIALMTDIKGMFHQVRVAEEHVNFLRFLWWPDGDITKQLVEHRMLVHIFGAVSSPSCATYALLKTADDNQHLYPEEVIHTIRHSFYVDDCLKSAQSVEQAISLYQQLTEVCAKGGFKLNKWVCSDRSVLCQIPEENRATGVKMLDLSRDQLPTERALGVQWDIERDVFTFSIVNKNKPLTRRGILSNVSSIYDPLGFLAPVILPAKQILQHLCKLRFGWDETIPAEMAQTWQKWVEDLVLLNKFSISRCVTPKGFGEIKNAQLHHFCDASETGYGAVSYLRLSNSKQEVCVSFTIGKARVAPLKQVTIPRLELAAAVLAVRLDKMLSVELNLNLSESVFWSDSTTVLQYIANTTTRFKTYVANRVSTIHALTKVEQWRYISSKLNPADAASRGMTVGCFLKSSTWISGPEFLSKPVVHWPVGMNCVSVHLEADPEIKGEGLMCAAVLKEDVCPTTKLLLYFSSWAKLKRCVAWILKVKERLKLQTRKRQKLLGTHCGSQICVKQDDKWNTLLKTEDLSKAEEAIVSFVQRKHFADEMTALNSGTVRKSSHLYKLDPVVANGVLRVGGRLSKADLPEETKHPAILPKESHVSKLILQHIHEKIGHRGRNHMLSTLRRQYWIPHANSAARKIIKDCIVCQKQRQKPGEQKMSDLPIDRISADLPPFTYVGVDYFGPIEVKRGRSLVKRYGVLFTCLTCRAVHLEVAHSLDTGSCINAVRRFICRRGQVKEIRSDNGTNFVSSNRELKQAMLELNQSKIQKGLAQDGIKWTFNPPYGAHHGGVWERLVQEIKRILCSITNQQVLDDETLHTVFCEVEAILNDRPITPSSDDPNDVEALTPNHLLQLKGKPVLPPGLFKKEDLYLRRRWKQAQYIADLFWKRWVKEYLPMLQERQKWNKIHRNFCIGDVVLVVDGAAPRNSWPIGRITETMADAHGVVRRVRVKTRTNELERPINKICLLVEAI; translated from the coding sequence ATGGAGGAACAAGAAAGAgagctttttaatttaattaaaaaacgcaGAGCGAAGCTTGGCGTTCTGACAAGAAAACgaaatgacattaatgctctCATTGATGCTGGAGAATCAAAAGCCTCCATAGATGAACACATGAGAACATTTAATGATTATTTGGGAGAGTTTATGGACTTACAGACTTCAGTTCAAAAATTGCTGAACGATGATGAAAAGGAAACGGATCACAGCGATTGGTATGAACCTAAGCTGATCAGTTTTAAAGACTTTCTGCATGAAATTGACACTTGGATAAATGCAGACCCTGATCCACAAAAGGATGAATTTGCAGCCTCTAATGTTGAATCAAAGGTAGcatctcatgacagtgacattgCGCCGCATGATAGTGTCTCACAAGTAGCGCAAGAAGCGAGCGACATGATTTCTGAACGAGTTGCTAAACCTGTCAGCAAGGGCTCTAGTAAAGCGCCCAGTAATGTTACTGCAGCCTTAAGTTTAAGGAGTAAAAGCTCGCGTGCGGCTTCAATGGCGCTGATGGAAGCTGAAGTGGAAAGAGCCGCTTTAAAAGCGGAGGTGGACGCACTGCAAGAAAAACATGCGCTCGAACTGGAAGAAGTTCaattaaaagcaagaaaagaagcatTGGCTCTAAGAACTAAGTTGGTAAAGGCTGATGCAAAAAGGCAAATTCTCACCTCTGCTCAGGATCGGCAGAGCCTTGCATCCAGGGCTGAGGTTGAATCAGAAGGCGGGATTACAGCGCCTTCTGGAACATCTACTGAGTTCATACCTGCTGCTACAGCTCAAAAGGCTCCAAGAACAAAGAAAGCCCCTTTAGTTCATTCTCCTTTGCCAATGCCCCTAGAGACACATGCACCTGCTAAGGTCAAACCAGAAGGGGAAAGCCCAAGGCCAATCTCTTCACAGGTTGATGTTCACAGCAGTGCCCTAATAGAGATTATGACAAAGCAAAATGAAATTACTCAGATGCTTGTAAACCAACAGAGGTTGTCACTGCTTCCAGCTATAGACATTCCTGTTTTTGGTGGTGATCCTTTGCGTTTTAGATCCTTTCTTAAGGCTTTTGAGCAAGGAATAGAAACTAAAACTGATAACACGCAGGATAGGCTTTATTATTTAGAACAGTTTACTACAGGACAGCCCAGAATTTTAGTGAGAAGTTGCATGCACATGAGTCCACAGACAGCTTATGTTGAGGCAAAAAGACAGCTTGAGTGGAACTTTGGTAACAGAGCAAAGATAACATCTGCATTTATAGACAAGGCTCTTAACTGGTCAGTTTTAAAGTCTGATGATGCTTCAGCATTACGTGCTTACACATTCTTTCTAAGAAGCTGCTTCAACACAATGGATGAAGCTGGGTTTCTTGATGAGCTGGAAAATTCAACCAATATGAGGATTCTTGTTTCAAAGTTGCCTTTTAGACTTCGTGATAAATGGCGACTAATAATCGTTGGTATAACAGAAAAGTGCGATCGCAGAGCAGGGTTTAAAGATCTTCTTGATTTTcttgaaaagcaaacaagagctgCATTAGATCCTGTTTTTGGAGAAagtcaaaacacaaaagaaaagatggcTTCAAAACCATCAAAGACACTGCTTAAAACTAAAAGCAGTAGCTTTGCTACTTCTGTAGCTGTAGTTTCAGAACAGATCAATGACAAACACAAACCGGAACGGATTCAGATAAGCCATGAAGTTAAAGGGTTAAATCAAACTCGATGCTTGTTTTGTGACCAAACTCATTTTTTGGACGTATGTGACTCATTCAAACTAAAAGCCAACAAAGAAAAGGTGACATTCCTTAAAAGTAAAGGTTTATGCTTTGGTTGCTTAAAGAGAGGCCACATGAGTAAAGCTTGTCCACATCGTTTGACGTGCCACACCTGTAACAAAAATCACCCTACTGTTCTTCACATAGACTCAAATGAACGGCAGTGGCAAGCAGCTAAAGCTGAATGTAAAGAATCATCAGTCTCAAATGCTCTTGTTTCTTTGAACTTTGGTAGCCATACTGGGGCCGGGTCTAATGAATGTGCCTTGTCAGTTGTTCCAGTAAAAGTGAAATTGGAAAATGGGACGAAGGTTGTGGAGACGTACGCCTTTCTTGATCCCGGCAGCTCTGCAACTTTTTGCACTGAGGCGTTGATGATGCAGTTAAATGCATCtggaaaaaaagtggaaatcATGTTAAAGACTATGGGTCAGGAAAGGCCAGTAAGTAGCTATAAACTTTTTGGTATGGAAgtagctgctttgaaacagaaTGAGTATTTGAGGTTGCCTGTTGTGTACACTCAAAAGTTTATTCCTGTCACTAAAGAAAATATCCCTAAAGAAGAAAACTTAAGAAAATGGCCTTACTTAAAGGATGTTGAGTTGACACCGATAAATGCTGGCATTGGGCTGCTTATTGGTGTAAATTCTCCCAAAGCGCTGGAACCTTGGAGAATCATTAACAGTGAGGGTAATGGACCCTATGCTGTGCTAACTCGTCTCGGTTGGGTTGTCAATGGGCCACTCAATCAGGGTAGTGAAAAGGATGAGCATGATGCTAGTTTTGTTCAGGTAAACCGCATTTCTATAAGTAGTTTAGAGGAAATGCTGGTTACGCAGTATAATCAAGATTTTGTGGAGAACCAGTGTAATGAGCGTGCAGAAATGTCTGTAGAAGATAAACAGTTCATGAACATAATGTCAGAGTCAGCTGTACTTAAGGATGGCCATTATTACTTGAAATTACCCTTTCGTAAACCTGAAGTAAGAATGCCAAACAACAAGCAGGTGGCTCAGCAGAGGGCGCAATATCTGCTAAAACGGTTTCAGAAGGATCAGTTATTCTTTGAAGAATACAAAGAATTCATGCACAATGTTAGTATGGAGGGACATTCAGAAATCATACCACAAGAACAGTTGAAGAATGAGGAAGGAAAGGTGTGGTATATACCTCATCATGGGGTCTACCACCCCCGCAAGAAAACACTGCGTGTTGTGTATGATTGTGCTTCAACATTTTCTGGAACATCACTGAACAAAGAGCTATTACAAGGCCCAGATCTGACTAGCACTTTATTAGGTGTGCTGATTCGCTTTCGGCAGGGTCCAATAGCACTTATGACAGACATTAAAGGGATGTTTCATCAGGTCAGAGTAGCTGAGGAACACGTAAACTTTTTACGTTTTCTCTGGTGGCCCGATGGTGACATCACAAAACAGCTGGTGGAACATAGAATGCTAGTCCACATTTTTGGTGCAGTAtcctcccccagctgtgccaCCTATGCACTACTAAAGACTGCTGATGACAACCAACATCTGTACCCAGAGGAGGTTATACATACAATCAGGCATAGTTTTTATGTAGATGACTGTCTTAAATCTGCTCAGTCTGTTGAGCAGGCCATCTCACTTTATCAGCAGCTTACTGAAGTGTGTGCCAAGGGGGGATTTAAGCTCAATAAGTGGGTATGTAGTGATCGCTCTGTCCTCTGTCAGATCCCGGAGGAAAATAGAGCCACAGGTGTAAAGATGCTGGACCTTAGTCGGGATCAGCTACCCACAGAAAGAGCTCTCGGTGTGCAATGGGATATTGAACGTGATGTTTTCACATTCAGTATTGTGAACAAGAACAAACCACTTACAAGACGTGGTATTCTGTCCAATGTCAGCTCCATTTACGACCCTTTGGGTTTCTTAGCTCCAGTCATTCTGCCTGCAAAACAAATTCTGCAACATCTATGTAAACTGAGGTTTGGCTGGGATGAGACAATACCAGCAGAAATGGCACAAACTTGGCAAAAATGGGTTGAGGATTTAGTTCTTCTTAACAAGTTTAGTATTAGTAGATGTGTCACACCCAAAGGATTTGGGGAGATAAAAAATGCACAGCTGCATCACTTTTGTGATGCCAGTGAAACTGGGTATGGTGCTGTATCATATCTTAGGCTATCTAATAGCAAGCAGGAAGTGTGTGTTTCCTTTACTATTGGTAAAGCAAGGGTGGCGCCGTTAAAACAAGTCACCATCCCACGTCTTGAGCTGGCTGCTGCAGTTTTAGCTGTGCGCTTGGACAAAATGCTATCAGTTGAACTCAATCTTAATCTGAGTGAGTCAGTCTTTTGGTCTGACAGCACAACTGTGCTACAGTACATTGCAAACACAACCACACGGTTCAAAACGTATGTAGCTAATAGAGTCTCCACCATTCATGCTTTGACAAAAGTTGAGCAGTGGAGATACATCAGTTCAAAGCTGAATCCAGCTGATGCAGCCTCTCGAGGAATGACAGTTGGCTGTTTCCTGAAATCGTCCACCTGGATCAGTGGTCCAGAATTTCTCAGTAAACCTGTTGTTCACTGGCCTGTAGGCATGAATTGTGTATCTGTCCATTTGGAAGCTGACCCAGAAATAAAAGGGGAGGGCCTGATGTGTGCAGCTGTGCTGAAAGAAGATGTGTGTCCCACTACTAAGCTGCTGTTGTACTTCTCCAGCTGggcaaaattaaaaaggtgtgtGGCATGGATcctgaaagtaaaagaaagactTAAACTGCAAACAAGGAAAAGACAGAAGTTGCTGGGCACGCACTGTGGAAGTCAAATATGTGTTAAGCAAGATGATAAATGGAACACTCTGCTCAAAACTGAGGATTTGTCCAAGGCTGAGGAAGCTATAGTGAGCTTTgtgcagagaaaacattttgctgATGAAATGACTGCCCTAAACTCTGGCACTGTAAGGAAGTCAAGTCATCTGTATAAGCTTGATCCTGTAGTTGCTAATGGTGTCTTGAGAGTGGGTGGAAGACTGAGCAAAGCGGATTTACctgaggaaacaaaacatcctgCAATTTTGCCAAAAGAAAGCCATGTTTCAAAGCTTATTCTTCAACATATTCACGAAAAGATTGGTCACAGAGGAAGAAATCACATGCTTTCAACCCTTCGCCGTCAATACTGGATCCCTCATGCTAATTCAGCAGCTAGAAAAATAATCAAAGATTGCATAGTGTGTCAAAAACAACGGCAAAAGCCAGGTGAGCAGAAAATGTCTGATCTTCCTATTGACAGAATCTCAGCTGATCTTCCACCATTTACTTATGTTGGTGTTGATTATTTTGGACCAATAGAAGTAAAGAGAGGCAGGAGTCTTGTTAAGAGGTATGGAGTTCTCTTCACATGCCTAACCTGTCGTGCAGTCCACCTTGAGGTGGCACATTCTCTTGATACAGGCTCCTGCATTAATGCCGTCAGGAGATTCATCTGCCGCAGAGGACAGGTCAAAGAAATCCGGTCAGACAATGGAACCAACTTTGTCAGCTCAAATCGTGAGTTAAAACAAGCTATGTTAGAGCTAAACCAAAGTAAAATCCAAAAAGGTTTAGCACAGGATGGCATAAAGTGGACCTTTAACCCGCCCTATGGGGCCCATCATGGTGGAGTATGGGAGCGCTTGGTGCAAGAAATAAAGAGAATATTATGCTCTATCACAAATCAGCAAGTACTAGATGATGAAACCTTGCATACAGTTTTTTGTGAAGTGGAGGCTATACTGAATGACCGCCCAATCACACCTTCATCTGATGATCCTAATGATGTAGAAGCTCTTACTCCAAATCACTTGCTCCAGTTAAAAGGCAAACCTGTGCTGCCAccaggtttatttaaaaaagaggatCTGTATCTGCGAAGACGATGGAAACAAGCCCAGTATATTGCGGATCTATTCTGGAAAAGGTGGGTGAAAGAATACCTTCCTATGTTGCAGGAACGACAGAAATGGAACAAGATTCATAGGAACTTTTGCATTGGTGATGTTGTGCTTGTTGTTGATGGAGCTGCACCAAGAAATTCTTGGCCCATTGGCCGCATCACTGAAACCATGGCCGATGCACACGGAGTAGTTCGCCGTGTTAGAGTTAAGACACGAACAAATGAGCTGGAGAGGCCAATCAACAAAATATGTCTCCTGGTGGAGGCCATCTAG